One Silene latifolia isolate original U9 population chromosome 4, ASM4854445v1, whole genome shotgun sequence DNA segment encodes these proteins:
- the LOC141651515 gene encoding uncharacterized protein LOC141651515: MCKGFRSTLSGAALQWFVGLPNKSISSFADLVNAFNQDSQRKKEEKQTSDLYRIVQGFEESNRDYLNRFNKEKVSIPRCDIVTAIQAFRRGLHQDSRLYKDLTMHPYTTFEEVQSKVIAVMRLEEDAAPVRGTYDSDPVSRKAPVEKKSERPKPYSRSVNRVSGNSEGKSEADLPPKVSEYGFTTNLAGLFKALKELRRRVRWPNLPEGKPSSRDTGKKCEFHDSNIHNTDECHSLRKEVKFHYDQGNLDHILPRNTTRVNSADQVLPSPPPHCTRTLNVVTDGSELCGLTYSAAKRHATRTKGDRPESSCRTNHQNLPSVTFDETDAGSAPE, translated from the coding sequence atgtgcAAGGGATTTAGATCAACACTGTCAGGAGCAGCCCTGCAGTGGTTCGTCGGCCTACCGAATAAGAGCATATCCAGCTTCGCCGACCtagtcaatgccttcaaccaaGATTCGCAAAGAAAGAAAGAGGAGAAGCAGACCAGTGACCTCTACCGGATAGTGCAAGGGTTTGAGGAATCTAACCGTGATTACTTGAAcaggttcaacaaggagaaagtgtcAATTCCGAGGTGCGATATAGTaaccgctatacaagccttccgccgAGGATTGCACCAGGATTCACGGCTATACAAGGACCTGACCATGCATCCATACACTACTTTTGAGGAGGTACAATCAAAGGTAATTGCTGTCATGAGGCTGGAGGAAGACGCTGCACCCGTAAGAGGCACTTACGATTCAGACCCAGTATCCAGAAAAGCTCCAGTAGAGAAAAAGAGTGAAAGACCAAAACCCTACAGCAGGAGCGTGAATAGAGTATCTGGAAATTCCGAAGGAAAGAGCGAAGCAGATCTGCCTCCGAAAGTAAGTGAGTATGGTTTTACCACCAATCTTGCAGGACTATTCAAAGCCTTGAAGGAGCTGAGACGCAGAGTCAGATGGCCGAACCTTCCAGAAGGAAAACCCAGCAGCAGGGACACAGGCAAGAAGTGCGAGTTCCACGACAGCAACATCCACAACACCGATGAATGCCACTCCCtcagaaaggaagtcaaattccacTATGACCAAGGAAACCTGGATCATATCCTACCCAGAAACACAACCAGAGTAAACTCAGCGGATCAGGTTCTGCCCTCCCCTCCTCCTCATTGCACTAGAACTCTGAATGTTGTTACAGATGGATCGGAGCTGTGTGGGCTGACCTATTCAGCAGCTAAGAGGCACGCAACCAGAACTAAAGGAGACAGACCAGAAAGCTCCTGCAGGACTAACCACCAGAATCTGCCGTCAGTCACCTTTGACGAAACAGACGCAGGGTCTGCTCCAGAATAG